The following proteins are co-located in the Triticum aestivum cultivar Chinese Spring chromosome 1A, IWGSC CS RefSeq v2.1, whole genome shotgun sequence genome:
- the LOC123056153 gene encoding guanosine nucleotide diphosphate dissociation inhibitor 1 — protein MDEEYDVIVLGTGLKECILSGLLSVDGLKVLHMDRNDYYGGDSTSLNLNQLWKKFRGEEKPPAHLGASRDYNVDMVPKFMMANGTLVRTLIHTDVTKYLSFKAVDGSFVFSKGKIHKVPATDMEALKSPLMGIFEKRRARNFFIYVQDYNDADPRTHQGLDLTRMTTRELIAKHGLSDDTIDFIGHALALHRDDRYLSEPAIDTVKRMKLYSESLARFQGGSPYIYPLYGLGELPQAFARLSAVYGGTYMLNKPECKVEFDMEGKVCGVTSEGETAKCKKVVCDPSYLANKVRKIGKVARAIAIMSHPIPNANDSHSIQIILPQKQLGRKSDMYVFCCSYTHNVAPKGKFIAFVSAEAETDNPQSELKPGIDLLGPVDELFFDMYDRYEPVNEPSLDNCFVSSSYDATTHFETTVTDVLNMYTLITGKTVDLSVDLSAASAAEEY, from the exons ATGGACGAGGAGTACGACGTGATCGTGCTGGGCACGGGGCTCAAGGAGTGCATCCTCAGCGGCCTCCTCTCCGTCGACGGCCTCAAG gttTTGCACATGGATAGAAATGACTACTATGGAGGAGATTCCACCTCCCTCAACTTGAACCAG CTCTGGAAGAAGTTCAGGGGGGAAGAAAAACCACCGGCGCATTTAGGTGCGAGCAGAGACTACAATGTAGACATGGTTCCAAAG TTTATGATGGCGAACGGAACTTTGGTTCGTACTCTCATTCACACTGATGTAACGAAGTATCTGTCTTTCAAAGCTGTTGATGGAAGCTTTGTCTTCAGCAAAGGGAAG ATTCACAAGGTTCCTGCCACTGACATGGAGGCTCTAAAATCCCCTTTAATGGGCATATTTGAGAAACGTAGAGCAAGGAACTTCTTCATTTATGTCCAAGATTACAATGATGCTGATCCAAGAACACATCAAGGATTGGACCTTACAAGGATGACAACTAGAGAATTGATCGC GAAACACGGATTGAGTGATGATACTATAGATTTCATTGGCCATGCGCTTGCTCTTCACAGGGACGATCGCTACCTAAGCGAGCCAGCAATTGATACTGTTAAAAGAATGAAA CTCTATTCTGAGTCTCTTGCACGGTTCCAAGGAGGCTCACCTTATATTTACCCATTGTATGGGTTGGGTGAGCTGCCACAG GCTTTTGCACGTCTAAGTGCTGTTTATGGTGGCACTTATATGTTAAATAAGCCAGAGTGCAAG GTTGAATTTGATATGGAGGGGAAAGTGTGTGGTGTTACATCAGAAGGTGAAACTGCCAAGTGCAAGAAGGTTGTCTGTGATCCTTCTTACTTGGCCAACAAG GTAAGGAAGATTGGAAAAGTTGCACGAGCAATTGCTATTATGAGCCACCCAATTCCAAATGCAAATGATTCCCACTCGATTCAGATTATTTTACCACAAAAGCAACTTGGGCGCAAGTCAGACAT GTATGTCTTCTGTTGCTCGTACACCCACAATGTCGCACCAAAAGGGAAGTTCATTGCATTTGTGTCTGCAGAAGCAGAGACTGATAACCCACAGTCCGAACTAAAGCCTGGAATCGATCTACTTGGTCCAGTAGATGAATTGTTTTTTGATATGTATGACAGATATGAACCCGTCAATGAACCTTCTCTTGATAATTGCTTTGTCTCATCG AGTTATGATGCCACTACTCACTTTGAGACAACTGTCACAGATGTTCTTAATATGTACACACTGATTACTGGAAAG ACTGTTGATCTTAGCGTTGATCTCAGCGCTGCCAGCGCTGCAGAAGAGTACTAG
- the LOC123056141 gene encoding guanosine nucleotide diphosphate dissociation inhibitor 1 has translation MDEEYDVIVLGTGLKECILSGLLSVDGLKVLHMDRNDYYGGDSTSLNLNQLWKKFRGEDKPPAHLGSSKDYNVDMVPKFMMANGTLVRTLIHTNVTKYLSFKAVDGSFVFSKGKIHKVPATDMEALKSPLMGLFEKRRARNFFIYVQNYDEADPKTHQGLDLTTLTTKELIAKYGLVDDTVDFIGHALALHRDDRHLNEPALDTVKRMKLYSESLARFQGGSPYIYPLYGLGELPQGFARLSAVYGGTYMLSKPECKVEFDMEGKACGVTSEGETAKCKKVVCDPSYLTNKVRKIGKVARAIAIMSHPIPNTNESHSVQIILPQKQLGRNSDMYVFCCSYTHNVAPKGKFIAFVSAEAESDNIQSELKPGIDLLGPVDELFFDMYDRYEPVNEPYLDNCFISTSYDATTHFETTVTDVLNMYTMITGKTIDLSVDLSAASAAEEEY, from the exons ATGGATGAGGAGTACGACGTGATCGTGCTGGGCACGGGGCTCAAGGAGTGCATCCTCAGCGGCCTCCTCTCCGTCGACGGCCTCAAG GTTTTGCACATGGATAGAAATGACTATTATGGTGGAGATTCCACTTCTCTCAACCTTAATCAG CTCTGGAAGAAATTTAGAGGGGAAGACAAGCCCCCGGCACATCTAGGCTCAAGCAAAGATTACAACGTAGACATGGTTCCAAAG TTTATGATGGCAAATGGGACATTGGTTCGAACCCTCATTCACACTAATGTAACGAAGTATTTGTCATTCAAAGCTGTTGATGGGAGCTTTGTCTTCAGCAAAGGGAAG ATCCACAAGGTTCCCGCGACTGATATGGAGGCTCTGAAGTCTCCTTTGATGGGCCTTTTTGAGAAACGCAGAGCAAGGAACTTCTTCATTTATGTCCAAAATTACGATGAAGCTGATCCAAAAACACATCAGGGATTGGACCTTACTACGTTGACAACTAAAGAATTGATAGC AAAGTACGGCTTAGTTGATGATACAGTGGATTTCATTGGCCACGCGCTTGCTCTCCATAGGGATGATCGTCACCTCAATGAACCAGCACTTGATACTGTGAAAAGGATGAAA TTATATTCGGAGTCTCTTGCACGTTTTCAAGGGGGCTCGCCTTATATTTATCCTCTATATGGGCTGGGTGAGCTGCCACAG GGTTTTGCACGTCTAAGTGCTGTTTATGGTGGCACTTACATGTTAAGTAAGCCAGAATGCAAG GTTGAATTCGATATGGAAGGAAAAGCGTGTGGTGTTACATCAGAAGGTGAAACCGCAAAATGCAAGAAAGTTGTCTGCGATCCTTCGTACTTGACCAACAAG GTCAGGAAGATCGGCAAAGTTGCACGTGCAATTGCTATTATGAGCCATCCAATCCCAAATACAAATGAGTCCCACTCAGTCCAGATTATTTTGCCACAGAAACAACTTGGACGCAATTCAGACAT GTATGTCTTCTGTTGCTCATACACCCACAACGTCGCACCAAAAGGGAAGTTCATTGCATTTGTCTCTGCAGAAGCGGAGAGTGATAATATACAATCCGAACTCAAGCCTGGCATTGATCTACTTGGTCCAGTAGATGAGCTCTTTTTTGATATGTATGACAGATATGAACCAGTGAACGAACCATATCTTGATAATTGCTTCATCTCAACG AGCTATGATGCTACCACACATTTTGAGACAACTGTGACAGACGTTCTTAACATGTATACAATGATCACCGGAAAG ACTATTGATCTCAGCGTTGATTTGAGTGCTGCTAGTGCTGCTGAAGAAGAATActag